In Candidatus Kuenenbacteria bacterium, one DNA window encodes the following:
- a CDS encoding FtsX-like permease family protein, whose product MFLLSTKRIIKFSWQHFWRNIWLSVVTMTIIVLTLFSLTTLILVNAIADYAVGSVKDTVDVSLYFDNAIKEESIKTLQGELDKIEEIKEVSYISPTEALEKFKETHKNDVDIQSALAELEKNPLGGTLIITANKMEQYPIIMEKLTEIKADQLAEKIDYNDHKLLIERINNFTDKVKSFVLGLSIIFIFVAILTVFNTIRMGIYIHRTEIAIMRLVGASNWFIRAPFIIEGLLYAVFGCILFWGVLAIVLKFTSGWINGFLTGINFDIVAYLNINILNILGFEFIIIAIINMISATFAMGKHLKV is encoded by the coding sequence ATGTTTTTATTATCAACCAAAAGAATAATAAAATTTTCTTGGCAGCATTTTTGGAGGAACATCTGGCTTTCTGTCGTGACTATGACAATTATTGTTTTGACTTTATTTTCTTTGACGACTTTGATATTGGTCAACGCTATCGCCGACTATGCGGTTGGCTCGGTCAAGGATACGGTCGATGTTTCTTTGTATTTTGACAATGCGATTAAAGAAGAATCTATAAAGACGCTTCAGGGCGAACTCGATAAAATAGAGGAAATAAAAGAAGTGAGCTATATTTCTCCGACTGAAGCACTGGAAAAATTTAAAGAGACCCACAAAAACGATGTTGACATACAATCAGCTTTGGCTGAGCTGGAAAAAAATCCCTTGGGCGGGACCCTGATCATAACGGCAAACAAGATGGAGCAGTACCCAATAATAATGGAAAAATTGACAGAGATAAAAGCTGATCAGCTGGCAGAAAAAATAGATTATAATGACCATAAATTGTTAATAGAGAGAATAAATAATTTTACCGACAAGGTCAAGAGCTTTGTTTTGGGGTTAAGTATTATTTTTATATTTGTAGCAATTCTGACCGTTTTTAATACTATCCGGATGGGCATATATATACACCGAACAGAAATTGCCATTATGCGCTTAGTTGGAGCGAGCAATTGGTTTATTCGAGCACCATTTATTATTGAGGGTCTACTCTATGCTGTATTCGGCTGTATACTTTTCTGGGGAGTTTTGGCAATAGTTTTGAAATTTACCAGCGGCTGGATCAACGGGTTTCTTACAGGTATAAATTTTGATATTGTGGCTTATTTGAATATTAATATATTAAATATTTTGGGTTTTGAGTTTATAATAATAGCGATAATTAACATGATTTCTGCCACTTTTGCCATGGGCAAGCACCTAAAGGTTTAG
- the ftsE gene encoding cell division ATP-binding protein FtsE, protein MIELRNVSKTYNNGTEAVKNVTLHIKPGEFVSLVGRSGTGKTTIVKMLVAEERPTAGKIILGGWDITRIKASDIPLLRRQIGVVFQDFKLLPRKTVFENVAFALEVAGYSKKHIQEAVPQILALVGLEQKANEFPDELSGGQQQRVSIARSLAHRPKILIADEPTGNLDSINTREIIDLLQKINSFKTTVMLVTHNREVVNSLRKRVIAMEDGQIVYDQDKGRYVL, encoded by the coding sequence ATGATTGAGCTTCGTAACGTTTCTAAAACTTATAACAATGGCACTGAAGCGGTAAAAAACGTGACCCTGCACATCAAACCGGGTGAGTTTGTATCTTTGGTGGGCAGATCTGGTACTGGCAAAACTACGATCGTGAAAATGCTGGTAGCGGAGGAAAGACCAACGGCTGGTAAAATCATACTGGGAGGCTGGGATATTACCAGGATAAAAGCATCGGATATACCACTTTTGCGTCGGCAAATAGGGGTAGTCTTTCAGGATTTCAAGCTTTTGCCAAGGAAAACAGTATTTGAAAACGTGGCTTTTGCTCTAGAGGTCGCTGGTTATAGTAAAAAGCATATCCAGGAGGCGGTGCCACAAATATTGGCGCTGGTGGGGTTAGAACAAAAAGCCAATGAGTTCCCCGATGAGCTTTCTGGCGGGCAGCAGCAGCGGGTGTCAATTGCCAGATCGCTAGCCCATCGACCAAAAATTTTGATTGCTGATGAACCGACGGGAAACTTGGATTCTATTAATACCAGAGAGATTATTGACTTACTCCAAAAAATAAATAGCTTTAAAACAACAGTGATGCTCGTGACACACAATAGAGAGGTAGTAAATTCGCTCAGAAAAAGAGTGATCGCCATGGAAGACGGACAAATAGTTTATGATCAGGATAAGGGTAGGTATGTTTTATAG